Proteins from one Cryptomeria japonica chromosome 4, Sugi_1.0, whole genome shotgun sequence genomic window:
- the LOC131036185 gene encoding uncharacterized protein LOC131036185 — protein sequence MATLRNMVLLRTYKGKVIPQWPDLPWLHTDSWTNKNPTKTKPPSSWSWPKISPTEEQEQEESLQHNDNAVSLKPQPEEVCFLQFTSGSTGDAKGVMITNAGLVHNVKLMHRYYKSTPRTVLVSWLPQYHDMGLIGGLLTAMLSGGTAVLFSPLTFIRNPLLWIDTMTKYKATHSAGPNFAFELLIRRLENTKKKGIELLQEYDLSSMLFLMASAEPVRHKTLRRFLELLGPCGLGEEVLAPGYGLAENSVFVSVAWGAGKPIYVDWQGRVCCGYVERNDPDVDIRIVDAETGEEVAGEGVEGEIWVSSPSAGIGYWGREVQGVETFKNKLNSGTRNYTRTGDLGRIVAGKLFVTGRIKDMIIVSGRNVYSSDVEKTVETCSECIRPGCCAVIGVPEETLASKGISLSESSDQVGLVVIAEIREEKMVKTDVAEQIRSAVAAEHGVEIAAVKLIKPRTICKTTSGKIRRFECLKQFTDETLDIARTTRNAAVVRTFSGKDSRKSLLPPAMKRSQTFSGSDSKEYSPVESVADRVPGREGILQFLVHLVSEKTGLEASQISLDNSFVNYGLSSIVVVEAAQRLSSFLGVQVAAIDIYTAGCISELAELALNLLKNSGDNTPTVEGPDRGDLVEFLKGLVSERTGVAIQEISITDSLVSYGIDSVGVVYTAQKLSAYLGVHVSAVDLFTANNISEIKAFAEELLQREGKTTTNIKKAENVSSYTQCVLPSALKRLAIGFLQLIGIVYAAALLIVPAYIACSIPLRIGLPAAELLKLNPILLLLLVSPVTWIFYIVMTAISLFIFGNTFLQVNYTLKPKVSVWSVDFVKWWTLYRARDFASTMLATHLRGTVFIVWWYRFLGADIGKDVVLDSTDITDPSMVSIADEAVVSEGATVENHQVKNGMLFLGPVRIGSRSSVGPYALLQMGTVLAVESVVPSLHRTEIGQYFGKKKPHSNPKEDDKDGDSATTTIHGWQLLGLYTVVMVSTLAAATVYPLFVWLSNTMQLPHINTFSDRGFLLFSLAGAFHWPPAILAALVGLNEPTIVLEIVSRILLEAKILQLAFCVGCTYIAYGFVLTLMTCILKWCIVGKVKPNGVPVRASSNLGLRIWFIHRLLTLCHQRFIQLLSGTEAFCIYLKCLGAKIGSTASIRAINAIVDPDLFQLGSNSHLGDFSKLITATHNNPKSFTLGKIQIGSNCVTGTQSLLLPGSTLQDRVTLGALSLAPADCVLQAGGVYVGKEKPVMVNAQGQSGDLLSDKRILQMDNHYRKIVGNLAAHLAKTTLKVQSRYFHRLGVAGRGTLTIFNDLKGIPQHDIFSPGKKYPIIIRHSNSLSADDDARTDARGASIQIFPDENNHTDSLIDLTLKTGKAFYARTIADFFSWLVGGLNHREEQVKRLPHIQDAVWGSLRQTNSYAELHYYSNICRLFRSKQSQTDHYVKFKLRPADPQISEDAGTVDRKDRLLPPETGAIPRESADTRPLHFLADDFRNRLASPSGVNYILQLQIRPVPQSIAEREEALDCTKPWDEEKYPYIDTGEMNFNQLVETEEAEKLRFEPFRRCPGLDVVPASSSRDSASIDHGRSLVYDICQCLRAGLPLHPAWKKLLEQSDVDLDLNVCPFASPQSAAQTPIKEDAKPMAPVRSWAVSLWLLLAQPLLQTGLPYALLALAFVVPLGLLSYWVQNREDYTRIFFPVIFLPMFYILTGLVMVVWTVACKWIMVGKMRENDRVELWGREALLDTIWQAVRCVAGDHFVQLCRGSVAFGVYMKSLGASVAWIEGAYVDSMEALLNPEMVMMGRNATVGRNAMLFGHVYEGGKVEYGGSKIGEGASVGSRGVVMPGVHMEVGTNLPPLSLAMKGEQICT from the exons ATGGCTACCCTTCGCAATATGGTTCTCCTACGGACCTACAAAGGCAAAGTTATCCCTCAATGGCCTGACCTCCCATGGCTCCACACTGACTCCTGGACCAACAAAAACCCCACCAAAACTAAACCCCCAAGCTCCTGGTCATGGCCCAAGATTTCTCCAACAGAAGAACAAGAACAGGAAGAATCCCTTCAACACAATGACAATGCAGTCAGCTTGAAACCGCAGCCTGAAGAAGTATGTTTTCTGCAATTTACTTCAGGCTCAACTGGGGATGCAAAAGGAGTGATGATCACTAACGCGGGGCTTGTACACAATGTAAAGCTTATGCACAGGTACTACAAGAGCACGCCACGTACTGTGTTAGTAAGTTGGCTGCCACAGTACCACGACATGGGGCTCATTGGCGGCCTCCTCACAGCAATGCTCAGCGGTGGAACTGCTGTTCTGTTTTCTCCCTTGACCTTCATCAGAAACCCCTTGTTATGGATTGACACCATGACTAAATACAAGGCTACCCACAGTGCAGGGCCCAATTTTGCCTTCGAGCTCCTCATCCGCAGGCTGGAGAATACTAAGAAAAAAGGGATTGAATTGTTGCAGGAATATGATTTGTCATCCATGTTGTTTTTGATGGCAAGTGCGGAGCCAGTGAGGCATAAAACACTTAGGCGGTTTCTGGAGCTTCTGGGGCCTTGCGGACTGGGGGAGGAGGTTTTGGCACCTGGTTATGGCCTCGCAGAGAATAGTGTTTTTGTGTCTGTGGCATGGGGTGCTGGGAAGCCCATTTATGTGGACTGGCAGGGGAGAGTCTGTTGTGGGTATGTTGAACGCAATGACCCAGATGTTGATATAAGGATTGTAGATGCTGAAACAGGGGAAGAGGTAGCAGGGGAGGGAGTCGAAGGCGAGATCTGGGTTAGCAGTCCCAGCGCAGGGATCGGGTACTGGGGTCGGGAGGTCCAAGGAGTAGAGACTTTCAAGAATAAACTTAATTCAG GAACAAGAAACTATACCAGAACAGGGGATTTGGGACGGATAGTGGCAGGAAAACTATTCGTGACAGGGCGTATAAAGGACATGATAATTGTGAGTGGCAGGAATGTATACTCTTCAGACGTGGAGAAAACAGTGGAGACCTGCTCGGAGTGCATTCGACCCGGGTGTTGTGCAGTGATTGGAGTTCCTGAAGAGACCCTGGCTTCTAAGGGAATTTCCCTATCGGAATCCTCAGATCAGGTGGGCCTTGTAGTAATTGCAGAAATCAGAGAGGAAAAAATGGTTAAGACGGATGTTGCAGAGCAGATTCGATCGGCGGTAGCAGCTGAGCACGGGGTCGAAATTGCCGCTGTAAAACTGATCAAACCGAGAACCATCTGTAAGACAACTTCTGGTAAAATTCGACGGTTTGAATGTCTCAAGCAGTTTACAGATGAAACCTTGGACATTGCCAGAACAACTCGCAATGCGGCTGTTGTTCGGACATTTAGTGGGAAGGACAGTCGTAAGTCTTTGCTTCCGCCCGCCATGAAAAGGTCTCAGACCTTCAGTGGCTCCgattccaaagagtattctccagTTGAAAGCGTAGCAGATAGAGTCCCCGGTAGAGAAGGGATTCTACAGTTTCTAGTTCATCTGGTGAGTGAGAAGACTGGCTTGGAGGCCTCTCAGATATCACTTGATAATAGTTTTGTAAATTATGGGTTAAGTTCAATTGTGGTAGTGGAAGCAGCACAGAGGTTGTCATCATTCTTAGGGGTACAGGTGGCCGCAATTGACATTTACACTGCTGGGTGCATCTCAGAACTTGCAGAGCTAGCCTTAAATCTTTTGAAAAATTCAGGTGATAATACTCCCACTGTTGAAGGACCGGATCGCGGGGACTTGGTAGAGTTTTTGAAAGGCCTTGTCTCAGAGAGGACTGGAGTGGCTATACAGGAGATTTCTATTACAGATAGTCTGGTTTCATACGGGATCGATTCAGTGGGAGTGGTTTATACAGCTCAAAAGCTTTCAGCTTATCTGGGTGTCCATGTTTCTGCAGTTGATTTATTCACAGCAAACAATATTTCTGAAATCAAAGCATTTGCAGAGGAACTTCTTCAGCGAGAAGGAAAGACAACTACGAACATTAAAAAAGCAGAGAATGTTAGTTCATATACCCAATGTGTATTGCCTTCGGCTCTGAAAAGGCTTGCAATTGGGTTTCTTCAGTTAATTGGCATTGTGTATGCAGCAGCATTGTTGATTGTTCCAGCATACATCGCATGTTCAATTCCCCTTCGTATTGGTTTGCCTGCTGCTGAACTACTAAAATTAAATCCCATTTTGCTTCTTCTACTTGTCAGCCCAGTTACATGGATATTCTACATAGTTATGACGGCCATTTCTCTGTTTATATTTGGAAATACATTTTTGCAAGTGAATTATACATTGAAGCCCAAGGTGTCTGTGTGGTCTGTGGATTTTGTGAAATGGTGGACTCTATACCGTGCCAGGGATTTTGCATCCACCATGCTTGCCACTCACCTTCGTGGTACTGTTTTCATTGTATGGTGGTACAGGTTTCTGGGTGCAGATATTGGAAAAGATGTGGTTTTAGACAGTACAGACATTACAGACCCTTCTATGGTTTCTATAGCAGACGAAGCAGTGGTCTCAGAAGGAGCGACGGTTGAGAACCATCAAGTGAAAAATGGAATGTTGTTTTTAGGTCCTGTAAGGATTGGAAGTCGGTCCTCGGTTGGCCCTTATGCCTTACTTCAAATGGGTACTGTTTTGGCAGTAGAATCTGTTGTTCCTTCTCTTCACAGGACAGAAATTGGGCAATACTTCGGTAAAAAAAAACCACATTCAAACCCGAAG GAAGATGACAAGGACGGCGATTCAGCAACAACAACTATTCACGGATGGCAACTACTGGGCCTATACACAGTGGTCATGGTCAGCACTTTAGCTGCAGCAACAGTGTATCCATTGTTTGTATGGCTTTCAAATACAATGCAGTTGCCTCATATCAACACATTCTCCGACCGGGGCTTTCTTCTGTTTTCCCTAGCCGGTGCATTTCATTGGCCACCTGCCATTCTCGCAGCTTTGGTTGGACTGAACGAGCCTACAATTGTTCTGGAAATTGTGTCTCGAATATTGTTAGAAGCAAAAATCCTGCAGCTTGCATTCTGTGTTGGATGCACTTACATAGCCTACGGCTTTGTGCTAACACTGATGACCTGCATTCTCAAATGGTGCATTGTGGGAAAGGTCAAGCCAAATGGGGTGCCTGTGAGAGCCTCGTCCAATTTGGGCCTTCGAATTTGGTTCATACACAGGCTCCTGACGTTGTGTCATCAAAGATTTATTCAGCTCCTATCAGGGACCGAAGCTTTCTGCATTTATCTAAAATGCTTGGGAGCGAAAATCGGCAGCACAGCATCCATCAGAGCAATCAACGCCATAGTCGATCCAGACCTCTTTCAGCTGGGCTCCAACAGCCACTTGGGCGACTTCTCTAAACTAATCACGGCGACTCACAACAACCCAAAGAGCTTCACTCTAGGGAAAATTCAAATAGGTTCAAACTGTGTGACAGGCACCCAGAGCCTACTTTTACCAGGCTCCACGTTGCAGGATCGAGTCACGCTGGGAGCATTGTCTCTGGCACCTGCAGACTGCGTGCTGCAAGCCGGGGGCGTGTAcgtgggaaaagaaaagccagtgATGGTGAACGCCCAGGGTCAATCAGGGGATCTTCTGTCAGATAAAAGAATTCTCCAAATGGACAATCATTACAGAAAAATTGTGGGTAATCTTGCAGCACACCTGGCAAAAACAACACTGAAAGTCCAGTCCCGTTATTTCCACCGCCTGGGTGTGGCGGGAAGAGGCACCCTCACAATCTTCAATGATCTCAAAGGCATTCCACAGCACGACATATTTTCACCCGGCAAGAAATACCCCATCATCATCCGCCACAGCAACAGTCTCAGCGCAGACGACGACGCTCGCACGGACGCCCGAGGCGCATCCATTCAAATCTTCCCTGATGAAAACAACCATACCGACTCCCTCATCGACCTTACGCTCAAGACAGGAAAAGCGTTCTACGCCAGAACCATTGCAGACTTCTTTTCATGGCTAGTCGGTGGGCTCAACCACAGGGAAGAGCAAGTGAAGCGTTTACCCCACATCCAGGACGCCGTCTGGGGGTCCCTCAGACAGACAAACTCCTATGCAGAACTCCACTACTACTCCAACATATGCCGTTTGTTCCGATCCAAGCAAAGCCAGACTGATCACTACGTCAAGTTCAAGCTCCGACCCGCCGACCCACAGATCAGCGAGGATGCAGGTACAGTCGACCGGAAGGACCGCCTCCTCCCGCCCGAAACCGGTGCCATCCCACGCGAGTCGGCAGACACCAGACCCCTTCATTTCCTCGCAGACGACTTCCGAAACCGGTTGGCGTCTCCCTCGGGCGTCAATTACATCCTACAGCTACAGATCCGGCCCGTACCCCAATCAATTGCAGAAAGGGAAGAGGCCCTGGACTGCACGAAGCCATGGGATGAAGAAAAATACCCCTACATCGACACGGGCGAGATGAATTTTAACCAGTTGGTCGAAACAGAAGAGGCTGAGAAGCTGCGGTTCGAACCGTTCAGGCGGTGCCCTGGGCTGGATGTGGTGCCTGCGTCGTCCTCCCGAGACAGCGCCTCCATAGATCACGGACGGTCTCTTGTCTACGACATCTGCCAGTGCCTCCGCGCCGGTCTGCCGCTTCACCCAGCATGGAAGAAGCTTTTGGAGCAATCCGACGTGGACCTCGACTTGAACGTCTGCCCTTTTGCATCCCCACAGTCGGCCGCCCAGACCCCCATAAAAGAAGATGCGAAACCGATGGCTCCGGTTCGGAGCTGGGCAGTGTCTCTGTGGCTTTTGCTGGCCCAACCGTTGCTACAAACGGGGCTACCCTATGCGTTGCTTGCTCTGGCCTTCGTTGTGCCTCTTGGGTTGCTCTCATATTGGGTACAAAACAGGGAGGACTACACAAGAATCTTCTTTCCTGTTATTTTCTTGCCCATGTTCTATATATTGACGGGGCTTGTTATGGTAGTGTGGACGGTTGCATGTAAATGGATTATGGTGGGGAAAATGAGAGAGAATGATAGAGTTGAGTTGTGGGGTCGAGAAGCGTTGTTGGACACCATTTGGCAAGCAGTGAGGTGTGTGGCTGGTGACCACTTTGTGCAATTGTGTAGGGGCTCTGTTGCTTTTGGAGTATATATGAAGAGCTTAGGTGCTAGTGTTGCATGGATTGAGGGTGCCTATGTGGATAGCATGGAAGCATTGTTAAATCCGGAGATGGTGATGATGGGGAGGAATGCCACAGTGGGGAGGAATGCCATGTTGTTTGGGCATGTGTATGAGGGAGGAAAAGTGGAATATGGTGGGTCTAAGATTGGAGAGGGAGCTTCTGTGGGCAGTCGAGGAGTGGTGATGCCTGGTGTGCACATGGAGGTTGGGACCAACCTACCACCTCTTTCTCTTGCTATGAAAGGGGAACAAATTTGCACCTGA